AGCTAAAATGAAATCGTTTTTTTATTGTAGCCGGACACTAAGTGCAAAGTGTCCGGCTACAAAACGCTAGTTTATTTGTAAAATGTTCTCTAGAGAAGTTTATGGATATTAAAAGTAGAGATTTGATTTTTAGATGAGTTTTAGGTGGGAAGGAATTTAAGTTATGAAAATGGTCAAAAATGAGTGGCGGTTTATCCGGCACAACCGATTAATTCTGCTATCAGTGATCGTAATGACACTGATTCCGTTTCTTTACAGTGTCTTCTTCTTGAAGTCAGTTTGGGATCCTTATGGCGAAACAAAGAGTTTGCCAGTGGCGGTGGTCAATCAAGATCAGCCAGTCAAATACAATGGGGAAACCTTGAACGTCGGTAAACAAACGGTGCAAAAACTGAAAAATAATAACCAATTGGGCTGGCGCTTTGTTTCCGCTAAGCAAGCCGCTCAAGGGTTAAAAGATAAAAAATACTATACGGTCATCACGCTGCCGAAGAATTTTTCGGCCAACGCAACGACCGCTTTGAATAAGAACCCTAAGAAAATGCAACTAACCTATAAAACCAATGATTCGCTGAACTATATTGGTGAAGTCATTAGTTCAGTCGGTGCTTCTTCCTTGGATAAAGAGATCCGCGCGGCAGTGACCAATGCTTATGCCAGTGCGATGTTCGATCAATTACATGTGGTTGGTAAAGGGATGAACACCGCTGCCAAAGGCGCCACTCAACTGGATAATGGTTTAGTCACATTGAATGATGGCCTAGGCCAGTACACTGTGGCCGTTTCACAAGTTAACGATGGTGTACAGACTTTGAACGTTAGTGTGAAACCATTAGCGACTGGTGTGCAGCAATTGGCGACTGGCGGTAATCAATTAGCAACTGGGGTCAGCGCCTACACTGCCGGCGTTGGCCAATTAGCTAACGGGATTGGTACACTACAAAGTAGTGTTGGTCCGTTGGCTAGTGGTGTGCAGCAGTTGGCAACGGGTGGCAATAAACTAAATGCTGGCGTTGGTACGTACACTGCTGGTGTTAGTCAATTGGCTGGTGGCATTGGCACGTTGCAAAGCAGTGTTGGTCCGTTGGCTAGTGGTGTGCAACAGTTGGCTGATGGCGGTAATCAATTAACTGCCAAATCAAGTCAATTGAATAGTGGGGCACAACAAGTTTCTGGTGGACTTAGTACGTTACAAAGTAATGTGGGCCCATTAGCGACTGGGGTCGAAGGTTTAACGAAAGGTGCACAAAAACTAAGTGATAATTCCACTAGTTTATCCACTGGTAGTCAGCAAGTTGCTGATGGTCTAAGTCAATTAAATGAAAAAACACCAGAGTTAACAGCTAAGGTTGACACACTAGACTCGGGTCTACAGGATTTATCGAGTGGTAGTCAAGAGTTAGTTAAAGGTATTCAAGCTATTAATTCTGGGATTGCTAAGAAAGATGATCAGTTGACTCAACTGCAAAGTGGTCTTGATAAGACCAATGCTGGAATCCAGGCTTTATACGCAGGTGTTAATGATTCTGCAACAACAGAAACCTTAAATAATTTGAGCGGACAGTTAACTAAGATCAGTGCAGCAATTGCAACAACTAAAACGGGTTTGGCAACAATTGAGACTAACACATCGACTACTGCTAATGCATTACAGGAGATTGACACACAGGCAATTCAATCTAGTGATTTAACGGCTAGTCAAAAACAATCAATTTTAGGTGCGGTTGGCACTATTGCAAAGGCACAATCAAGTAATCAAACACAATTACAAGCTTTACAAACTGCCTTGACGCCACTTTCGCAAATTAATACCAATGATTTAACTACTTTAATGCAGCGTGTTGCTACCCTTAAATCAGGGATTAATCAACTTTATACAGTCTATACTACTGGTAGTGGGGCAACCCCAAGTCTTTATAGTGGGGCATCGAGCACAATTACATCACTGAAGAGTATTGAAACTGCGACTTCCAGTGAAAGCGAGTTGTACGGTGGTACTAAAAAATTAAGCACGGGTTTGGCAACGGCATCTGCTGGTGTAACTAGTTTGAATACGACTGTGTTACCGTCACTTACGACTGCTATTAGCCGACTCTCTACTGGTGCCGGTGAAGTTAATAATGGTATTACGACTTATACAAATGGTGTCAGCACGCTTAATGGTGGATTAACTAAATTAAATAATTCTGTTCCAACCTTGACTAACGGTGTTAGCCAATTGGCCACAGGCTCTAATCAATTAGCATCTGGGGTCAGC
This is a stretch of genomic DNA from Loigolactobacillus coryniformis subsp. coryniformis KCTC 3167 = DSM 20001. It encodes these proteins:
- a CDS encoding YhgE/Pip domain-containing protein; protein product: MKMVKNEWRFIRHNRLILLSVIVMTLIPFLYSVFFLKSVWDPYGETKSLPVAVVNQDQPVKYNGETLNVGKQTVQKLKNNNQLGWRFVSAKQAAQGLKDKKYYTVITLPKNFSANATTALNKNPKKMQLTYKTNDSLNYIGEVISSVGASSLDKEIRAAVTNAYASAMFDQLHVVGKGMNTAAKGATQLDNGLVTLNDGLGQYTVAVSQVNDGVQTLNVSVKPLATGVQQLATGGNQLATGVSAYTAGVGQLANGIGTLQSSVGPLASGVQQLATGGNKLNAGVGTYTAGVSQLAGGIGTLQSSVGPLASGVQQLADGGNQLTAKSSQLNSGAQQVSGGLSTLQSNVGPLATGVEGLTKGAQKLSDNSTSLSTGSQQVADGLSQLNEKTPELTAKVDTLDSGLQDLSSGSQELVKGIQAINSGIAKKDDQLTQLQSGLDKTNAGIQALYAGVNDSATTETLNNLSGQLTKISAAIATTKTGLATIETNTSTTANALQEIDTQAIQSSDLTASQKQSILGAVGTIAKAQSSNQTQLQALQTALTPLSQINTNDLTTLMQRVATLKSGINQLYTVYTTGSGATPSLYSGASSTITSLKSIETATSSESELYGGTKKLSTGLATASAGVTSLNTTVLPSLTTAISRLSTGAGEVNNGITTYTNGVSTLNGGLTKLNNSVPTLTNGVSQLATGSNQLASGVSQYTNGTNKVASGLNTMNGQVPTLVSGVGQLYTGSQTLNANSGTLKSGTSQLASGLNTMNSQVPTLVSGVGQLYTGSQTLNANSSTLNSGTNQLAAGLNTMNAQVPTLTAGVAKLADGTSQLNSKSAELTAGGDKLNAGSNTLAVALTAGGKKVNGIQTTAKTADMFASPTKLSHKTYSYVPNYGHALAPYVLSLALYVGAIVFNFAYPIRKISTKGQSATAWFFSKVSVGGVVAIMMAVIEASLMLAFGLQVDHIGAFYLIAIIFALASMFLVMLLSMAFDNPGRFVAMVLLMLQLGGSGGTFPMEITNSFYNAIHPYIPMTYSILGFRQAITSGLGSGQIWSSTGVLVGILVVSLLLLWWIMQILQRIHLSGVSQLDENQKLQKLEQ